A single Streptomyces sannanensis DNA region contains:
- a CDS encoding aspartate-semialdehyde dehydrogenase — MRVGIVGATGQVGTVMRKILAERKFPVDELRLFASARSAGSTLDWQGKEITVEDAATADYSGLDIVLFSAGGATSKALAEKVASQGAVVIDNSSAWRRDPEVPLVVSEVNPHAIKDRPKGIIANPNCTTMAAMPVLKPLHEEAGLTAIVATTYQAVSGSGLAGVAELDEQIKAVAPRATELTHDGEAVAFPEAGVYRRNIAFNVLPLAGNLVDDGSHETDEEQKLRNESRKILEIPELKVSGTCVRVPVFSGHSLQVNARFARPISVERAYELLKDAPGVALSEIPTPLEAAGKDASYVGRIRVDETVEHGLALFLSNDNLRKGAALNAVQIAELVAEELKG; from the coding sequence GTGAGGGTCGGAATCGTCGGAGCCACCGGACAGGTCGGCACAGTCATGCGCAAGATCCTCGCCGAGCGGAAGTTCCCGGTCGACGAGCTGCGCCTGTTCGCCTCGGCCCGGTCGGCCGGTTCCACCCTCGACTGGCAGGGCAAAGAGATCACCGTCGAGGACGCGGCCACCGCCGACTACTCCGGCCTGGACATCGTGCTCTTCTCCGCGGGTGGCGCCACCTCCAAGGCGCTGGCCGAGAAGGTCGCCTCCCAGGGCGCCGTCGTGATCGACAACTCCTCCGCCTGGCGCCGTGACCCCGAGGTCCCGCTGGTCGTGTCCGAGGTGAACCCGCACGCGATCAAGGACCGCCCCAAGGGCATCATCGCCAACCCGAACTGCACCACGATGGCCGCGATGCCGGTGCTGAAGCCCCTCCACGAGGAGGCCGGTCTCACCGCGATCGTCGCGACCACCTACCAGGCCGTCTCCGGCTCCGGTCTCGCGGGCGTCGCCGAGCTCGACGAGCAGATCAAGGCCGTCGCGCCGCGCGCCACGGAGCTGACCCACGACGGTGAGGCCGTCGCCTTCCCCGAGGCCGGCGTCTACCGGCGCAACATCGCCTTCAATGTGCTCCCGCTGGCCGGCAACCTGGTCGACGACGGCTCGCACGAGACCGACGAGGAGCAGAAGCTCCGCAACGAGTCCCGCAAGATCCTGGAGATCCCGGAGCTCAAGGTCTCCGGCACCTGTGTCCGGGTCCCGGTCTTCTCCGGCCACTCGCTCCAGGTCAACGCCCGGTTCGCCCGCCCGATCAGCGTGGAGCGGGCCTACGAGCTGCTCAAGGACGCCCCGGGCGTCGCGCTCTCCGAGATCCCGACCCCGCTCGAGGCCGCCGGCAAGGACGCCTCCTACGTGGGCCGTATCCGGGTGGACGAGACCGTCGAGCACGGCCTCGCGCTCTTCCTCTCCAACGACAACCTCCGCAAGGGCGCCGCGCTGAACGCGGTCCAGATAGCGGAACTCGTCGCGGAGGAGCTCAAGGGCTGA